GGCTTCCTCGGATTCTAAGGAAATGGCTACTCTCTCTCATGATCCCATGATGAGGAGGCTGAGTGATGAGAGAGAAACTACAGCTactgtttcttcttcttcttcttcttcttcttccaagaATGAAAAGTTCAAGAAAAATCAAGATTTCTATGGTGCGGCTAAGCATGAGGTTCCGAGTGGTCCGAATCCGGAGTCGAACTGATGTATGTGTCGGAATCTGGTGAAGATGCTCAGATTAAGTTAATTTGAAGGTAATATATAATTTCATGAGTTGTTTGGATATATAGTGTAAGGAGACAATTATGTTATTCTTGTGTTTGAATGTATTTAGATGCgggttttatttgattttcatgTGTGTTTTTCTATGAAAGGCCTATTGGTTGAGGGGATATGGATCTTATACATTAATTAGGGTTTTAACATATGCAGTGTGTTAATAATGCCATTAATAAACTATGTATCTAATCTAATTACCTCGATCACCACGGGAAAATTCATCTTAAAATCGGCTGTCATATCATTGTGTATTTCTCCATAGAAATTTGTGAAAATTGCAAACCTctagtaatttttaattgtgtttttgaAAATTGTGGAATGGACGAGAATTTGATTATATTTggctatttattttatttattaccaAATGATGCTATATATGCcatattttcattaattttcgtTTTTTGGGGTGTTGGAAGAATCAGAAATTCAGTGATGTGCAAAAAAGTGAGAAGTGTAGTACTACTTGTTAAAGTTATTTTGAGTGGATTTTTGCATTTGTCGCATAAAGAGGTGGGTTCCAACTGCTCTTATGATTCGATAATTATGACTATGGTGaaaatttgaataattgatgcTTGTCTCTCTACGTCATGGAAAAATGACATATGCTAAATGCTATGTTTGGCTAGGCCGCTAGGGATATGTTAGTATATTTAAGTTTAAAAttccaaaaatttgaaattcttGAATTAATTTGATGTAATTGGCATCTAAAATTTTGCGTTTGGTTAAATTGTATCCTTAAATATCTGGCAATTGGTTTCAACTATGAAAATTAGCTATGTCAAATAATATGCCACAATGTTCataggaaaaaaatatatatctgtgtaattattttcttgattaattatttattttaacaaTTGATTTCGAAatttatttactactactactactggAATTGGAACTCGTGTTGTTCATTGGGCTGGTTCAGGGCGGTAACCTTCAGAGAGAATAGGACATTTGctttttgtttctctttttctATGAGCTTTTTCTAAATATCAGAAAATTATTATAATGCcttatacacacacacatatacaattcaatgaatatattgcAACAGCTCTTTCTGGAGGGAGAATTGCAATGTGGATTGAACCCTAGTTAAACAACATTTGTTTTCATGAATATCATCCACGATATGTAAAAATATAACATTAACATAAAATATTTCATAGTGTTCATATGCAAGTCGAAACAGTTGAAACAAATACACAAATTCATAAGACAAAGCCTTGAATTTACCGATCTTAAACATATATGCCATTTTAAACACAATGCAACCAACCACTTGTTGCAAATGACTAAGTTTAGTGGCCTCCGCCACCTCCGAACCCTGCGCCACCACCAAAGCCACCGCCGCCTCCAagaccaccacctccaccaaaacctcccccacctccaaaacctccacctccaccaataCCACCACCAACCCCTAAGCCGCCGCCCCCTCCTAATCCGCCCCCTCCTCCGAGTCCACCACcagctccacctccaccaccaagtcctccacctcctccagctccacctccaccaccaagtcctccacctcctccgagtcctcctccaccaccagcTCCTCCTCCTAGACCCCCACCATGCCCAATGCCACCTCCATGACCTAATCCTCCACCTGCGCCACCACCAAGTCCTCCACCCCCTCCTAAACCCCCTCCTCCACCCGCGCCACCACCAAGTCCTCCACCTCCTCCCAAACCCCCTCCTCCACCTGCACCACCTCCAagtccaccaccacctcctagACCCCCACCATGCCCAATGCCACCCCCATGGCCTAATCCGCCGCCAGCCACACCTCCCAAACCCCCTCCTAGACCACCACCCGCACCGCCTCCTAGACCACCACCCCCACCAAGTCCACCACCATGACCAATCCCACCACCTaaacccccaccaccaccacctccaagGCCACCACCTCCTCCAAGACCACCACCCCCACCAAGTCCACCACCAAGTCCGCCACCATGACCAATCCCACCACCTaaacccccaccaccaccacctccaagGCCACCACCAAGGCCACCACCTCCTCCAagaccaccgccaccaccaccaccaacgccaccgccaccgccaacGCCAACGCCAACTCCAATGCCAATTCCAACACCAACACCTAACCCCCCACCGATTCCATGCTTCAACCTTCCAATCCTCCTCCCCAAAAGAGGGCCCCTAGGCAAAAACTTCTCATCCTTCAAATCACCATAAAcaacaccactttccaccaCCAAAACCACCACCACTAAACCAACAAACAAACTCGAAAACCCTCCTCTCATTATTTTCTGACAAACCCTAATTACCACATGCATGCAAGAGTGATGCATAATTCCACACTACTTATAGAAgtggaaaattaaaaaaaaatacaaatggtGGAGATGCTGTGCACATGGTAGGTTCAGCGCTACAGCTCACATTGTATATATGAATTAAATGTGTGTAGTTTGAGAGTTATTACCCTCAACTGT
This sequence is a window from Salvia splendens isolate huo1 chromosome 5, SspV2, whole genome shotgun sequence. Protein-coding genes within it:
- the LOC121802821 gene encoding glycine-rich cell wall structural protein-like, which translates into the protein MRGGFSSLFVGLVVVVLVVESGVVYGDLKDEKFLPRGPLLGRRIGRLKHGIGGGLGVGVGIGIGVGVGVGGGGGVGGGGGGGLGGGGGLGGGLGGGGGGGLGGGIGHGGGLGGGLGGGGGLGGGGGLGGGGGGGLGGGIGHGGGLGGGGGLGGGAGGGLGGGLGGVAGGGLGHGGGIGHGGGLGGGGGLGGGAGGGGGLGGGGGLGGGAGGGGGLGGGGGLGGGAGGGLGHGGGIGHGGGLGGGADSDTYISSTPDSDHSEPHA